The Acidobacteriota bacterium genome has a segment encoding these proteins:
- a CDS encoding YncE family protein: protein MKRKLFLSAVVFGLCCIAPRYAAAAQPLRLVATIPLNNVKGRIDHFGIDLKGKRLFMSALGNDTVEVFDLRANKRLHTIIGLHEPQGTTYAPDVNKLYVANADDGTVRIFDGTTYRLLRVLHFSSDADDTRYDAESRRVYVGYGDGAVAAIDTTDDKVLGEFKVAAHPEAYEVEKGGEKIFINVPNAHEIAVADWSRKEVVARWRLGQYSANFPMALDPGDHRLFVVTRRPAQFLVFDSNSGKMIAHVAAVGDADDIWYDTQYHRIYITVGEGFISVLAQRDADHYEPIAKIPTASGARTSFFSPELGRLYVAVPRRGNQRAELRVCATAP, encoded by the coding sequence ACAGCCATTACGTTTGGTAGCGACGATCCCGCTCAATAACGTCAAAGGCCGCATCGACCATTTTGGTATCGATTTGAAAGGCAAACGCCTCTTTATGTCGGCCCTGGGCAACGACACCGTCGAGGTTTTCGACCTGCGGGCGAACAAACGGCTGCACACCATCATCGGACTTCATGAGCCGCAGGGGACCACCTACGCCCCGGATGTAAACAAGCTCTATGTGGCGAACGCGGATGACGGCACGGTACGCATCTTCGACGGAACGACGTACAGACTGCTTCGCGTGCTCCATTTCTCGTCTGACGCGGACGATACTCGCTACGACGCCGAGAGCCGCCGCGTGTATGTGGGCTACGGCGACGGCGCGGTCGCCGCCATAGATACCACGGACGACAAAGTGCTTGGCGAATTCAAGGTTGCGGCCCATCCCGAAGCCTATGAAGTGGAAAAAGGTGGCGAAAAGATATTCATCAACGTTCCGAACGCGCATGAAATTGCCGTCGCCGACTGGAGCCGGAAGGAAGTCGTGGCGCGCTGGCGGCTCGGGCAATATTCGGCGAACTTCCCGATGGCTTTGGACCCTGGAGACCATCGGCTGTTTGTGGTCACCCGGCGGCCCGCGCAATTTCTTGTTTTTGACAGCAACTCAGGGAAAATGATCGCCCATGTCGCCGCAGTAGGCGACGCGGATGACATTTGGTACGACACCCAATACCACCGCATTTATATCACTGTTGGCGAGGGTTTCATCAGCGTCCTCGCGCAACGCGACGCCGATCATTACGAGCCCATCGCAAAAATTCCCACGGCTTCCGGTGCTCGCACGTCGTTCTTCTCGCCGGAGCTTGGCCGGCTGTACGTCGCCGTGCCGCGTCGCGGCAATCAGCGAGCCGAACTACGCGTCTGTGCAACAGCGCCATGA
- a CDS encoding DUF1259 domain-containing protein — translation MKAPQIALLAIALLIPAVVHAQGIDATKLEMVLGRPGQKIGEIVKFGFPRTDLHVSVHGVVVKPGLALGSWAAFSGTDDNARVMGDLVLLQDEVNPVMMRLRSSGFEITAVHNHLLDETPRVMYMHYMGKGRAEDLAKSLKNALSASETPLGRPAPAAKVTSPPAFVEEVEGVLGRKGSFSGGVLAFGIPRRDPVTMGGMTIPPAMGVAEAINFQAAGPSRVATTGDFVLNSEEVNPVISALQDHNILVTALHTHMLDEQPRLFFMHFWAVGSPQSVSNGIKAALQRISIK, via the coding sequence ATGAAAGCACCACAAATCGCTTTACTCGCCATCGCTCTGCTCATTCCGGCGGTGGTTCATGCTCAAGGGATTGATGCGACAAAACTCGAGATGGTCCTCGGCAGGCCTGGCCAGAAAATCGGCGAGATCGTCAAATTTGGCTTCCCGCGTACCGATCTTCACGTGTCCGTCCACGGCGTGGTCGTCAAGCCCGGGCTGGCGTTAGGCTCATGGGCTGCCTTTTCTGGAACCGACGACAACGCCAGAGTCATGGGAGACCTTGTCTTACTGCAAGACGAAGTGAACCCAGTAATGATGCGCCTTAGATCCAGCGGCTTTGAAATCACCGCAGTCCACAATCACCTTCTCGATGAGACTCCGCGCGTCATGTATATGCACTATATGGGGAAAGGCCGGGCGGAAGACCTGGCCAAATCCCTCAAGAATGCGTTATCAGCCTCAGAGACCCCGCTCGGGAGGCCGGCTCCGGCCGCCAAGGTCACTTCCCCGCCAGCATTTGTGGAGGAGGTGGAAGGCGTTCTGGGACGCAAGGGTAGCTTCAGCGGCGGCGTTCTTGCCTTTGGGATTCCCAGGCGGGATCCCGTAACCATGGGAGGCATGACGATACCCCCAGCGATGGGAGTGGCGGAAGCCATCAATTTTCAAGCGGCAGGCCCTAGCCGAGTCGCGACGACGGGTGATTTTGTTCTGAATTCAGAAGAAGTCAATCCTGTGATTTCAGCCCTCCAGGATCACAACATTCTGGTGACCGCCCTTCACACCCATATGCTCGACGAGCAACCGCGATTGTTTTTTATGCATTTCTGGGCAGTTGGAAGTCCTCAATCGGTATCCAACGGAATCAAAGCTGCATTACAGAGGATCTCGATCAAGTGA
- a CDS encoding DUF1259 domain-containing protein, which yields MDEKMKLTSFTLLFVMVCIPSSLKAMITPTERHKIDTELGITGTYVQTEDTYKFSFLGIAAKLMVHGREVGQLGSVESSAAFIGDPHHGGCLLVAELALLEDEVNPVLSTALDNGLTITSLGNDYLFEQPRILFMEVSGLGEPTDLAKKLSQVREIIGAIRVAHSSRRNELRSRTVPRQNHLNASDLDSILMTQGRVVHGVYQASMGMAGTIFGVPAGKQMGLRTWVMFAGTDENAIVKGQIIMTANQVRNVLRALRKGGIYVTALHNHFIDSNPDFYFVHFWGKGPARDLALTVRNAMETQMR from the coding sequence ATGGATGAAAAAATGAAATTAACGAGCTTCACACTCCTATTCGTCATGGTTTGCATCCCCTCTTCCCTTAAGGCGATGATCACACCGACCGAGCGGCACAAAATCGATACTGAACTCGGAATTACGGGGACGTATGTTCAGACTGAAGACACATACAAGTTCAGCTTTCTTGGTATTGCCGCGAAGCTTATGGTCCACGGGCGGGAGGTCGGCCAGCTTGGAAGCGTTGAGTCCTCGGCAGCCTTCATTGGCGATCCGCATCACGGAGGTTGCCTACTGGTAGCAGAGCTTGCCCTTTTAGAGGATGAGGTGAATCCGGTTCTTTCAACAGCTCTCGATAACGGGCTCACGATTACAAGCCTTGGGAACGACTATCTCTTCGAGCAGCCCAGGATTCTGTTCATGGAGGTTTCCGGATTGGGGGAGCCGACTGACCTTGCGAAAAAACTCAGCCAAGTTCGGGAAATCATTGGTGCGATTCGTGTGGCTCATTCCTCCCGCAGAAATGAACTTCGGAGCAGAACAGTTCCACGCCAGAATCATCTCAACGCTTCTGATCTGGATTCGATCCTAATGACTCAGGGGAGAGTTGTGCACGGCGTCTACCAGGCGTCGATGGGGATGGCTGGGACGATATTTGGAGTACCTGCCGGAAAACAGATGGGCCTTAGAACTTGGGTCATGTTCGCTGGAACTGATGAGAATGCGATCGTCAAAGGCCAAATCATCATGACTGCGAACCAAGTTCGCAACGTACTTCGGGCACTGCGCAAGGGGGGCATCTACGTCACCGCGCTGCACAATCACTTCATTGATTCGAATCCTGATTTTTACTTTGTCCATTTCTGGGGGAAGGGGCCGGCGCGAGATCTGGCGCTGACCGTTCGGAATGCAATGGAAACGCAAATGAGGTGA
- a CDS encoding transporter, translated as MSLLTLVVLAPLPLRAQAIIAPGGRTLFNRASLIRSFVEARHLTLRTPDGRTVGISQYITPLAFVYAFAPKWQVIAVQPYVTVDNTTHTGSQSMRTDLNGLGDSQFIIQYDGLYSRNAPGGLTRLSGLFGVQAPTGAERFSTDAFAYTGGLVFQKMSKLRYSLIADFEYMVASENEVGISQGNSASYDVAPAYFIIPREQTPANASWLRRTFDRVFRNGAFAMVELNGTSQAHAFVRGSGDVPNSGGTTLYVSPGIQYFVNREFLVEFSAPIPVAKDLNGIQPRPDSRFLLGFRWLF; from the coding sequence TTGTCCCTTCTGACCTTAGTTGTTCTGGCGCCTCTCCCCTTGCGTGCGCAGGCGATCATTGCGCCCGGCGGCCGTACACTCTTCAATCGGGCGAGCCTGATTCGTTCCTTTGTTGAGGCCCGCCATCTGACGCTGCGAACGCCGGATGGCAGGACGGTGGGTATTTCCCAGTACATTACGCCGCTGGCGTTCGTTTACGCCTTCGCCCCCAAGTGGCAGGTGATTGCTGTCCAGCCTTACGTCACGGTGGACAATACGACTCACACGGGAAGTCAAAGCATGCGGACGGATTTGAATGGCTTGGGAGATTCGCAATTCATTATTCAGTACGACGGCCTGTACAGCCGGAATGCGCCCGGGGGCCTGACGCGGCTCTCGGGGCTTTTTGGTGTTCAAGCCCCAACCGGAGCGGAGCGATTTTCAACCGATGCTTTCGCGTATACGGGAGGGCTAGTGTTTCAAAAAATGTCAAAGCTCAGGTACTCGTTGATCGCTGATTTTGAATATATGGTAGCCAGTGAAAATGAAGTGGGAATATCGCAGGGAAACTCAGCCAGCTATGACGTGGCGCCGGCTTACTTCATCATTCCACGGGAGCAGACGCCGGCGAACGCTAGCTGGTTGCGGCGGACTTTTGATCGCGTTTTCCGGAATGGCGCTTTTGCCATGGTTGAACTCAACGGTACATCCCAGGCTCATGCGTTCGTACGCGGGAGCGGTGATGTTCCCAACAGCGGGGGGACGACACTCTACGTTTCGCCGGGCATTCAATATTTTGTGAACCGGGAGTTTCTCGTCGAGTTTTCGGCGCCGATCCCGGTGGCGAAGGATTTGAATGGAATCCAGCCACGGCCAGATTCGCGGTTTCTGCTCGGTTTTCGATGGCTGTTTTAA
- a CDS encoding heavy metal-responsive transcriptional regulator: protein MQIGEVAKKGGVSVQTVRFYERQGLLPEPGRKESGYRVYGERDLKRLLFIRHAKGLGFSLEEIREILRMRERGQCPCGSVLVLAEQHLEAVERQIQQLSRFRDELRRAIRQWKRSGQQQLSANAFCSLIENTMRDGGTKDKQKRQPQEKAYRRRLPL, encoded by the coding sequence ATGCAGATTGGAGAGGTAGCAAAGAAGGGCGGCGTTTCTGTTCAGACCGTCCGCTTCTATGAGCGCCAAGGCCTTCTTCCCGAGCCGGGCCGCAAGGAGTCCGGCTACCGAGTCTATGGCGAACGAGATTTGAAGCGACTGCTTTTTATCCGACATGCCAAGGGCCTCGGTTTCTCGCTCGAGGAAATCCGGGAAATCCTCCGAATGCGGGAACGGGGCCAGTGCCCGTGCGGCAGCGTGCTCGTTCTTGCCGAGCAACATTTGGAGGCCGTCGAGCGACAGATCCAGCAACTCTCCAGGTTTCGCGATGAGCTTCGTCGTGCGATTAGGCAATGGAAGCGGTCGGGCCAACAACAGCTTTCCGCAAACGCTTTCTGCTCCTTAATCGAAAACACTATGCGCGATGGCGGGACGAAGGATAAACAGAAACGCCAGCCGCAAGAGAAAGCGTACCGCCGACGGCTGCCGTTGTGA
- a CDS encoding YnfA family protein translates to MEREVSFDLAESLALFLIAGLCEIGGGYLVWQWWRKDAPLLIGLLGGLVLFLYGIVPTYQPANFGRVYAAYGGIFVVLSIIWGWGIDRVRPDRFDLIGGLICLLGVAVMMYWPR, encoded by the coding sequence ATGGAGAGAGAAGTGTCTTTCGACCTTGCAGAGTCGTTAGCCTTATTTCTGATCGCGGGATTATGTGAAATTGGAGGAGGCTATCTGGTCTGGCAGTGGTGGCGGAAAGACGCTCCTTTGCTCATCGGACTATTGGGTGGTCTGGTTCTGTTCCTTTATGGCATTGTGCCCACCTACCAACCGGCCAACTTCGGGCGGGTTTATGCCGCGTATGGAGGGATCTTCGTCGTGCTATCGATTATATGGGGCTGGGGCATTGATCGCGTCAGACCCGATCGGTTCGACCTCATCGGGGGGCTGATTTGTCTGCTGGGCGTCGCAGTGATGATGTATTGGCCACGCTAA
- the merA gene encoding mercury(II) reductase: MRRFEIGSVESDGRSCGIWPLVIQIQRCTFSKIRTGRTHLAEQFDLLILGSGSTAFAAALRAAELGKTAVMTEARIVGGTCANRGCLPSKNLIEAARIVYETAHPRYPGLTPAKMGVDFRALVQQKDEVIHSYRKKKYESLVEGRISIKKGHVQFVDAHTVEVDGKRLTGEKVLIATGSRPLTPEIEGLDEVPYITSDLLTADEVVELTELPESLVIIGGGYIALELGQMFRRFGSKVTILERNEQLLARGYEPEVGQEIGKIFESEGINVVTRASIQRVRQTNGQAVVTASVSDSEREFRAEKLLVATGRRPNSDHIAIERAGVQRGPNGEIKVDEHLRTNVPHILAAGDVIGLETDSQMATPVGSQDGGIAAHNALSGDSPRRVNHHVIPRAIFTDPQIGIVGLTEEQALKTGHPCWCNTIPMSLVPRAGAIRDTRGIIKMVADDKTEEVLGVSMVGANAGEVIHEAAMALRFRAKIQDFIDLLHVYPTMAEALKIAAISRHKDPEKLSCCAE; this comes from the coding sequence GTGCGGCGTTTTGAGATCGGCTCGGTAGAGAGTGACGGTAGGTCTTGTGGTATCTGGCCGCTGGTTATACAAATCCAGCGCTGTACCTTCTCGAAAATTCGGACTGGGAGAACACACTTGGCAGAACAATTTGATCTTCTCATCTTAGGGTCTGGTTCGACCGCATTTGCGGCGGCCTTACGCGCAGCAGAGTTGGGCAAGACGGCCGTGATGACTGAAGCACGGATCGTCGGCGGAACCTGTGCGAATCGCGGCTGCCTTCCTTCCAAGAATCTCATCGAAGCTGCGCGGATCGTTTATGAGACCGCTCATCCTCGCTACCCGGGCCTTACGCCTGCAAAGATGGGCGTAGACTTTCGAGCCCTAGTCCAACAGAAAGATGAAGTCATCCACAGCTATCGAAAGAAAAAGTACGAGAGCTTGGTTGAAGGCCGGATCAGCATAAAAAAAGGGCACGTTCAATTTGTCGATGCACATACTGTAGAGGTCGACGGGAAACGGCTCACCGGCGAAAAAGTCCTTATCGCCACCGGCTCGCGCCCTCTTACACCCGAAATCGAAGGCCTGGATGAGGTGCCATACATCACCAGCGATCTGCTCACCGCCGATGAGGTGGTGGAGCTAACTGAGTTGCCAGAATCGTTGGTTATCATTGGCGGCGGATACATCGCATTGGAGTTGGGGCAGATGTTCCGGCGCTTTGGAAGTAAAGTCACCATTCTGGAGCGCAATGAACAGTTACTCGCCCGTGGCTACGAGCCCGAAGTGGGACAAGAGATCGGAAAAATATTCGAGTCCGAAGGGATCAACGTGGTGACGCGAGCGTCGATACAGCGGGTCCGCCAAACAAATGGACAAGCCGTAGTTACTGCCTCGGTCAGTGATTCAGAACGCGAGTTTCGAGCTGAAAAGCTGCTGGTTGCCACAGGCCGTCGCCCAAACTCGGATCACATCGCCATTGAGCGCGCTGGTGTGCAAAGAGGCCCAAACGGCGAAATCAAAGTGGATGAACACCTGCGCACAAATGTCCCGCATATTCTTGCCGCCGGCGATGTCATCGGCCTCGAAACCGACAGTCAGATGGCCACGCCTGTGGGCAGCCAAGACGGAGGGATTGCCGCACACAACGCCTTATCCGGGGATTCGCCGCGGCGCGTGAATCATCATGTCATTCCCCGCGCGATTTTCACCGACCCTCAAATCGGGATCGTGGGCCTCACTGAGGAGCAGGCCTTGAAAACTGGTCACCCTTGCTGGTGCAACACGATTCCGATGTCGCTGGTACCGCGTGCCGGAGCTATACGCGATACGCGCGGCATCATCAAAATGGTGGCTGACGACAAAACCGAAGAGGTGTTGGGCGTCTCCATGGTTGGCGCAAACGCGGGCGAAGTCATACACGAGGCTGCCATGGCGCTGCGCTTCCGCGCCAAGATTCAGGACTTCATCGACCTCTTGCACGTCTACCCCACAATGGCAGAAGCCCTGAAGATCGCTGCGATTTCAAGACATAAGGACCCAGAGAAGCTTTCCTGCTGCGCAGAATGA
- a CDS encoding MerC domain-containing protein, producing the protein MPWKDHLDKVGIVGSFVAAACCLGLPAIVSIIAAVGLGFLIKDAILLPLMIVFLAVTLIGLFLGYRVHRQPWALLLGGISSIATFFFIFVHTVKLAAYIAIVGLVLAGVLNVLLSRKSAPTLSR; encoded by the coding sequence GTGCCCTGGAAAGACCATCTCGACAAGGTTGGTATCGTCGGATCATTTGTTGCTGCCGCGTGCTGTTTGGGATTACCGGCCATAGTGTCGATCATCGCAGCCGTCGGGCTGGGATTCCTCATCAAAGACGCGATCTTGCTGCCCTTGATGATCGTCTTCCTGGCCGTGACTTTGATCGGCCTGTTTTTGGGATACCGGGTTCACCGGCAACCGTGGGCGCTATTGCTGGGTGGCATCAGCTCCATAGCCACCTTTTTCTTTATTTTTGTCCACACAGTGAAGCTCGCCGCGTATATTGCAATCGTAGGGCTCGTCCTTGCCGGAGTGCTCAATGTCCTCCTGAGTCGAAAATCTGCTCCAACCCTTTCAAGGTAA
- a CDS encoding heavy metal-responsive transcriptional regulator, with protein sequence MATIQGAFIGEVSRQTGLSVHTIRFYEAEGLLQGAARTNAGYRIYSPEIVEQLHFIRKAQELGFSLKEIRDLLILRDRRMGVCSHVKSLVEEKLASVSAKLRELEAIEKDLKAVLAQCKRQLKRHSRSREERCPVLVRLGRSS encoded by the coding sequence ATGGCAACAATACAAGGCGCATTCATTGGCGAGGTTTCGAGACAAACAGGCTTGAGCGTCCACACCATCCGATTTTACGAAGCCGAAGGACTGCTGCAGGGGGCGGCTCGGACGAATGCCGGCTACCGCATCTACTCGCCTGAAATTGTCGAGCAACTCCACTTCATCCGGAAAGCTCAGGAACTTGGCTTCTCGCTCAAAGAGATCCGGGATTTGCTGATTCTAAGAGACCGTCGCATGGGCGTCTGCTCTCACGTCAAGTCTCTCGTCGAAGAGAAGCTCGCGAGCGTGAGCGCCAAGCTCCGCGAGCTTGAAGCCATAGAGAAAGACCTAAAGGCTGTTCTCGCCCAATGCAAGCGGCAGTTGAAGCGGCATTCACGAAGCCGTGAGGAACGCTGTCCCGTGCTCGTGAGGCTAGGCCGCTCGAGCTAA
- a CDS encoding ATP-dependent DNA helicase RecQ, translating to MQDKVEGTKQAAGVEGAAILTSRHTVPAQIKAHRIDSVPASDLKSLLHSAFGFSSFRPNQEAVCRAAIEGRDVLLVMPTGSGKSLCYQLPGIARGGTTLVISPLIALMEDQVAKLKERGFIVDRIHSGRPRAELRRTCQDYLNGKLQFLFIAPERLRVAGFPDMLAKRPLSLIAVDEAHCISQWGHDFRPDYRMLGQHLPRLRPAPAVALTATATPIVQDDIAEQLGLVRPARLVHGFRRANIAIEVVEIAPSQRPELASQLLQAAEHRPAIVYTPTRKQAEALALELGAFFPAAAYHAGLDAHLRHRVQAKFQEGRIEVMVATIAFGMGIDKADIRTVIHTALPGSLEAYYQELGRAGRDGRPSRAILMHSYADRYTHDFFFERDYPDVSVLEGIFAHLETEHQGKAALQRQVRVDEEVFDRALEKLWAHGGAVVDFAENVSRGTGRWRETYIAQGEQKRAQIERMIRYAESQQCRMASLVRHFGDLEDSEKPCGVCDFCAPRHCAAQRFRTATEAERAALLQVVAALRRAGSKSTGKLHMEVCPDGEMTRNAFEQVLGAMARAGLVQLTDEVFEKNGKQIPYRTARLTPAGYAVNEKTSVNFVMKETEPPPEKRKRKKSIASEGPKRAPKAATAAMPAGNAGGSEAGMDSRLEAALRAWRLVEARRRGLPAFRIFNDRTLRALAANHPATTQELLAITGMGLSSVKRYGRDIFRVLRENGG from the coding sequence ATGCAAGATAAGGTGGAAGGGACGAAGCAGGCTGCCGGGGTCGAAGGGGCGGCGATACTCACAAGCCGCCACACAGTCCCTGCCCAGATAAAAGCGCACAGGATCGACTCCGTGCCGGCCTCGGACCTCAAAAGCCTTCTGCACAGCGCCTTCGGCTTCTCCTCTTTTCGGCCGAACCAGGAAGCCGTCTGCCGCGCGGCCATCGAGGGGCGGGACGTTTTGCTGGTGATGCCGACCGGGTCCGGCAAGTCCCTGTGCTACCAACTGCCGGGAATTGCGCGCGGCGGAACTACCCTCGTGATCAGCCCATTGATTGCCTTGATGGAAGACCAGGTGGCCAAGCTCAAGGAGCGGGGCTTCATTGTCGATCGCATCCATTCCGGCCGTCCTCGGGCGGAGCTGCGCCGAACCTGCCAGGATTATCTCAACGGCAAGTTGCAGTTCCTTTTCATCGCGCCGGAGCGGCTGCGCGTGGCCGGTTTCCCAGACATGCTGGCCAAACGGCCTCTGTCCCTGATCGCCGTGGACGAGGCGCACTGCATTTCACAATGGGGACACGATTTCAGGCCGGATTACCGCATGCTGGGGCAGCATCTGCCGCGCCTGCGTCCCGCACCGGCGGTGGCGCTGACCGCTACGGCCACGCCCATCGTCCAGGATGACATCGCCGAGCAACTGGGGCTGGTGCGGCCGGCACGCCTGGTTCACGGTTTCCGGCGCGCCAACATTGCGATTGAGGTCGTCGAGATTGCGCCGTCCCAACGGCCCGAGCTTGCCAGCCAACTGCTACAGGCCGCGGAGCACAGGCCGGCCATCGTCTACACGCCCACGCGCAAGCAGGCTGAAGCGCTGGCCCTCGAACTCGGCGCTTTCTTCCCCGCCGCGGCCTACCACGCCGGTCTCGATGCCCACCTCCGGCACCGGGTTCAGGCGAAGTTCCAGGAGGGCCGGATTGAGGTCATGGTGGCGACGATTGCTTTTGGCATGGGAATCGACAAGGCAGACATCCGCACCGTGATCCACACCGCGCTGCCAGGCAGCCTGGAAGCGTACTACCAGGAGCTCGGACGGGCGGGGCGCGACGGGAGACCCAGCCGGGCGATCCTGATGCACTCTTACGCCGACCGTTACACCCATGACTTCTTTTTCGAGCGCGACTATCCGGACGTCAGCGTGCTGGAGGGAATCTTCGCGCATCTTGAGACCGAGCACCAAGGAAAAGCGGCGCTCCAGCGCCAGGTGCGCGTCGATGAAGAGGTGTTCGACAGGGCCCTGGAGAAGCTTTGGGCGCACGGCGGCGCCGTGGTGGACTTCGCCGAGAACGTGAGCCGTGGAACCGGCCGGTGGCGCGAGACCTATATTGCCCAGGGCGAGCAGAAGCGGGCGCAGATCGAACGGATGATCCGTTACGCCGAGAGTCAGCAGTGCCGCATGGCCTCTCTGGTGCGCCACTTCGGCGACCTGGAAGACAGCGAGAAGCCGTGCGGGGTTTGCGATTTCTGCGCTCCCAGGCATTGCGCCGCGCAGCGGTTCCGGACCGCGACTGAAGCGGAACGCGCGGCGCTCCTGCAGGTGGTCGCCGCCTTGCGCAGGGCCGGCTCGAAATCAACAGGCAAGCTGCACATGGAGGTCTGTCCCGACGGTGAGATGACTCGCAATGCTTTCGAACAAGTGCTCGGCGCGATGGCGCGGGCGGGGCTGGTGCAGCTTACCGACGAGGTCTTCGAGAAAAACGGCAAGCAGATCCCTTACCGTACCGCAAGACTAACGCCCGCCGGCTACGCCGTGAACGAAAAGACCTCGGTCAACTTCGTCATGAAGGAAACAGAGCCTCCGCCAGAAAAGCGCAAGAGGAAGAAGTCCATTGCTTCCGAAGGCCCGAAGAGAGCCCCGAAGGCCGCAACCGCGGCCATGCCCGCGGGGAATGCGGGAGGATCAGAAGCCGGCATGGACTCCCGCCTTGAAGCGGCGCTGCGAGCCTGGCGCCTGGTCGAGGCCCGGCGGCGCGGACTGCCGGCGTTCCGAATCTTCAACGACCGCACCCTGCGGGCTCTGGCCGCTAATCACCCGGCAACAACCCAGGAGCTGCTGGCCATCACGGGGATGGGGCTGAGCTCCGTCAAGAGATACGGGAGAGACATCTTCCGGGTCCTGCGCGAGAACGGCGGTTGA
- a CDS encoding site-specific integrase: MSKPIWRHCAVPKQAVKLIADRRHGERANERKEISRMARRRYQKGCVFKKGKVWVLRYREKVLSADHQLRTANRALTLGGFSSAREARRAAEAHLRKVNNGTGSTRVYMTLKQFWESHFQTDILPMLKPNTVRLYKLMFTKHIEPSLGQLMLRDLGRHHIQRLIAAKQQENYSTQTLRHIRSTLGKMFGVALQWGWVEANPARGVMLPPMQRVRTPNLLSPEQIKTLVGALSEQASTIVLLGATTGLRIGELLGLQVGDVDFDSATLHVRRTVSRGEVGSPKTQGSARRIPLPQEVLAYLRNFLGLRQSASSWLFSNSSGTPWDDRNLFNRSVKPVCDRLGLRFSWHSLRHTFSTLQGNQGAPLPVLQSLLGHTTARVTMAYTHPLEDVKREAMERVSSLLFPIVPLMFPTGNGEDRSDKATRLN; encoded by the coding sequence ATGTCCAAGCCTATCTGGAGACATTGCGCCGTGCCTAAGCAAGCGGTTAAACTAATCGCCGACCGAAGACATGGCGAGCGAGCCAACGAGAGAAAGGAGATTTCTCGTATGGCTCGACGTCGTTACCAAAAAGGTTGTGTTTTCAAGAAAGGGAAAGTATGGGTCCTTCGTTACCGCGAGAAAGTGCTTTCCGCGGATCACCAATTGCGGACAGCCAATCGCGCGTTAACGTTGGGCGGATTTTCAAGCGCACGCGAAGCACGGCGCGCGGCAGAAGCCCATTTGCGGAAGGTCAACAACGGCACGGGTTCAACCCGTGTCTATATGACCTTGAAGCAATTCTGGGAATCGCATTTTCAGACCGACATTCTGCCGATGCTTAAGCCAAATACCGTTCGACTGTATAAGCTCATGTTCACAAAACACATCGAACCCTCTCTCGGCCAATTGATGCTTCGCGACCTCGGCCGCCATCATATCCAACGATTGATCGCGGCCAAACAGCAGGAGAATTACTCGACTCAAACCCTTCGCCACATTCGGAGCACGCTAGGAAAGATGTTCGGCGTGGCACTCCAGTGGGGTTGGGTCGAGGCGAATCCAGCCCGTGGAGTGATGCTCCCTCCAATGCAGCGAGTTCGCACTCCAAACTTGTTATCGCCTGAGCAGATCAAAACCCTAGTCGGCGCTTTGTCCGAGCAGGCTAGCACGATTGTCCTACTCGGGGCGACGACAGGGTTACGCATTGGAGAGCTCCTGGGATTGCAGGTCGGAGATGTTGACTTCGATTCTGCAACCCTTCACGTTCGGAGGACCGTTTCTCGCGGTGAGGTTGGTTCACCCAAGACGCAGGGAAGCGCCAGACGTATTCCTCTGCCACAAGAAGTGCTTGCCTATCTCCGTAACTTTCTGGGTCTGAGACAAAGCGCCTCATCGTGGTTGTTTTCCAATTCCTCTGGGACTCCGTGGGACGATCGCAATCTGTTCAATCGTTCCGTCAAGCCCGTCTGCGATCGCCTCGGCCTGCGATTTTCCTGGCACTCACTTCGCCACACGTTTTCGACTCTCCAAGGGAATCAGGGCGCGCCGTTGCCCGTTCTGCAATCTTTGCTCGGGCACACAACGGCGCGAGTCACAATGGCTTACACCCACCCCTTAGAAGACGTGAAACGCGAGGCGATGGAGCGCGTGTCCTCGCTCCTTTTTCCAATTGTTCCCTTAATGTTCCCTACTGGAAATGGAGAGGATCGAAGTGATAAGGCAACTCGTTTGAATTAA
- a CDS encoding DNA-binding protein: MPSPFFMTEDSVEVPAHTSDVRTEPEKLLTVRELADRLSVPASWIYERTRRRGISRIPHLKMGKYVRFRYSDVQAYLETLRRA, translated from the coding sequence ATGCCATCACCTTTTTTCATGACCGAGGACAGCGTCGAAGTCCCAGCACACACGAGCGATGTGCGTACCGAACCCGAGAAGCTTCTTACAGTTCGTGAACTGGCGGACCGGTTGAGCGTGCCTGCGTCTTGGATTTACGAGAGAACCCGACGGCGCGGTATCAGCCGCATACCCCACTTGAAGATGGGGAAGTACGTCCGTTTCCGCTATTCCGATGTCCAAGCCTATCTGGAGACATTGCGCCGTGCCTAA